In Halobaculum rubrum, the following are encoded in one genomic region:
- a CDS encoding hybrid sensor histidine kinase/response regulator, producing MADTHEPIRVLHVDDEPAFGELVTTFLEREHDRIEVRGVTDAEAGLDVLADHDVDCVVSDHDMPGKNGIEFLRAVREEYPDLPFLLFTGKGSEEVASDAISAGVTDYIQKGGGTDQYALLANRIVNAVEASQSRRMLTERTRRLETLIGNLPGIVYRCCNEPTWPMETVDGEVEVLTGYTAAELESDRVEWGSEVIHPDDREAMWDAVQEGLAADGAFEVTYRIRTRDGEMKWMWERGRGVYADDGSVEALEGFITDITDRKEREDRLTQTTARLEALFEESPDMIDIHDAEGNVLDANPQFFAETGYTEEAVTSMKVWDIDRTLDPTTVREIWEDMEVGDRREFEGEYTRRDGSTFPVTVHTRRLDLSGADRFLVSSRDVSDRERRDRKLEQLRERSRALNYTRTVAETADLATDAADEIIGAELSSVHLLNDAGDRLEPTSVADSVEAAFDEIPTYDRSAAPGTRAHFAWEAFRADGPTHVRSVSDTDRIAEETPAESVLFHPIGDYGLFIISSTNADAFTETDVLLVEILANYLEAAFDRVAREKTLRERQDRLELLHEATQDLIRADSRQAIADRIVEAAEGILGFSVTVVRFFDADSGELAPVAESDAVADVIPERQPFTADSGSLNWASFEADEVRVYDDIEADTGAVDTGTGLRSLMLLPLGTHGTVSVGETAPDAFDSTDEFLARILTTAAETALDEHERERRLRESRDELRRQNERLEEFVSVVSHDLRNPLNVATGRLDLARGDCDSEHFDAVDRAHDRMEALIEDLLALAREDDTATDLAPIDPAATVRECWANVETGESELVVEADRPILADERRLRQLFENLVRNAVEHGGDSVTVTVGDLDDGFFLEDDGVGIPASRRDSVFEAGYSTSDKGTGFGLRIVKQVVVAHGWEIRATEGTDGGARFEVTGVASVDE from the coding sequence ATGGCAGACACTCACGAGCCGATACGAGTGCTCCACGTCGACGACGAGCCGGCGTTCGGCGAACTGGTCACAACGTTCCTCGAGCGCGAACACGACCGGATCGAGGTTCGTGGCGTGACGGACGCCGAGGCGGGGCTGGACGTGCTGGCCGACCACGACGTGGACTGCGTCGTGTCCGACCACGACATGCCGGGCAAGAACGGGATCGAATTCCTCCGAGCGGTCCGTGAGGAGTATCCGGATCTCCCGTTTCTGCTGTTCACCGGGAAGGGGAGCGAGGAGGTCGCGAGCGATGCGATCTCGGCGGGCGTCACCGACTACATCCAGAAAGGAGGCGGCACCGACCAGTACGCGCTGCTCGCCAATCGGATCGTGAACGCCGTCGAGGCAAGCCAGTCACGACGGATGTTGACCGAGCGGACGCGCCGGTTGGAAACGCTCATCGGGAACCTTCCGGGCATCGTCTACCGCTGCTGCAACGAGCCGACCTGGCCGATGGAGACGGTCGACGGGGAGGTCGAGGTGCTGACGGGGTACACCGCGGCGGAACTGGAGTCCGACCGCGTCGAGTGGGGGTCGGAAGTCATCCACCCCGACGACCGCGAGGCCATGTGGGACGCCGTCCAGGAGGGGCTCGCGGCGGATGGCGCCTTCGAGGTCACCTACCGGATCCGGACGCGCGACGGGGAGATGAAGTGGATGTGGGAGCGGGGACGCGGCGTGTACGCGGACGACGGGAGCGTGGAGGCGCTCGAAGGGTTCATCACCGACATCACCGATCGGAAGGAGCGCGAAGACCGGCTGACGCAGACGACCGCCCGCCTCGAGGCGCTGTTCGAGGAATCGCCGGACATGATCGACATCCACGACGCCGAGGGGAACGTCCTCGACGCGAACCCACAGTTCTTCGCGGAGACCGGGTACACGGAGGAGGCGGTCACGTCGATGAAGGTGTGGGACATCGACCGGACCCTGGATCCGACCACCGTGCGTGAGATCTGGGAGGACATGGAGGTCGGTGACCGACGGGAGTTCGAGGGGGAGTACACCCGACGCGACGGATCGACGTTCCCCGTCACCGTCCATACCAGGCGGCTCGACCTCTCGGGTGCCGACCGGTTCCTCGTGAGCAGTCGCGACGTGTCGGACCGAGAACGGCGGGATCGCAAGCTCGAACAGCTTCGGGAGCGGTCCCGCGCGCTCAACTACACCCGGACGGTCGCCGAAACAGCGGACCTGGCGACGGATGCGGCCGACGAGATCATCGGCGCCGAGTTGAGCTCCGTCCACCTCCTGAACGACGCCGGCGACCGACTGGAGCCGACCTCGGTGGCCGACTCCGTCGAGGCGGCGTTCGACGAGATCCCGACGTACGATCGATCGGCGGCGCCCGGCACCCGGGCGCACTTCGCGTGGGAGGCGTTTCGGGCGGACGGACCGACGCACGTCCGGTCGGTGTCCGACACGGATCGGATAGCGGAGGAGACGCCGGCCGAGAGCGTCCTGTTTCACCCGATCGGCGACTACGGCCTGTTCATCATCTCCTCGACGAACGCCGACGCGTTCACCGAGACCGACGTTCTCCTCGTCGAGATCCTCGCGAACTACCTGGAGGCCGCCTTCGATCGCGTGGCACGCGAGAAGACCCTCAGAGAGCGCCAGGATCGGCTCGAACTGCTGCACGAAGCGACACAGGATCTCATCCGGGCGGACTCACGGCAGGCGATCGCCGACCGGATCGTCGAGGCGGCCGAGGGGATCCTCGGGTTCAGCGTCACCGTGGTTCGGTTCTTCGACGCCGATTCGGGCGAGTTGGCGCCGGTCGCCGAGTCCGACGCGGTCGCCGACGTGATCCCCGAGCGCCAGCCGTTCACCGCCGACTCCGGCAGTCTCAACTGGGCCAGCTTCGAGGCCGACGAGGTGCGGGTGTACGACGATATCGAGGCCGACACCGGCGCGGTCGACACGGGGACCGGCCTCCGGAGCCTCATGCTGCTCCCCCTGGGGACGCACGGGACGGTCTCGGTCGGCGAGACCGCCCCCGACGCGTTCGACTCGACCGACGAGTTCCTCGCGCGAATTCTGACGACGGCCGCGGAGACGGCGCTCGACGAGCACGAGCGCGAGCGTCGCCTTCGCGAGAGCCGCGACGAACTCCGCCGACAGAACGAGCGGCTCGAGGAGTTCGTCTCGGTCGTCAGCCACGACCTCCGGAACCCGTTGAACGTCGCCACCGGCCGGTTGGACCTCGCCCGCGGCGACTGCGACAGCGAGCACTTCGACGCCGTCGACCGCGCACACGACCGGATGGAGGCGCTGATCGAGGACCTCCTCGCGCTGGCCCGCGAGGACGACACGGCGACCGATCTCGCGCCGATCGATCCGGCGGCGACGGTCCGTGAGTGCTGGGCGAACGTCGAGACGGGCGAGTCGGAGCTCGTCGTCGAGGCCGACCGACCGATCCTGGCCGACGAGCGGCGCCTCAGACAGCTGTTCGAGAACCTCGTCCGCAACGCGGTCGAACACGGCGGCGACAGCGTCACCGTCACCGTGGGCGACCTGGACGACGGCTTCTTCCTCGAGGACGACGGCGTCGGGATCCCCGCCAGTCGGCGCGACTCGGTGTTCGAGGCCGGGTACTCGACGAGCGACAAGGGGACGGGCTTCGGCCTCCGGATCGTCAAACAGGTGGTCGTCGCCCACGGCTGGGAGATCCGTGCGACCGAGGGGACCGACGGCGGCGCCCGGTTCGAGGTGACCGGCGTGGCCTCGGTCGACGAGTAA
- a CDS encoding universal stress protein has translation MPEFDTIVVATDGSDSVSRAVEVALDLADRFDAAVHALYVVDSGEVDSSPEEVRDQMRNALQERGGEAIVDVQKRAGIDVTAVVREGRPANEIGDYAREIDADLVATGTRGRHGENRFLIGSVAERVVRTCPVPVLTVRQLGGEVDDRYGGAPV, from the coding sequence ATGCCCGAGTTCGACACCATCGTCGTCGCCACCGACGGCTCCGACAGCGTCTCGCGTGCCGTCGAGGTCGCGCTCGATCTGGCCGACCGGTTCGACGCCGCGGTGCACGCGCTGTACGTCGTCGACAGCGGCGAGGTCGACTCCTCGCCGGAGGAGGTCCGCGATCAGATGCGCAACGCCCTTCAGGAGCGCGGCGGCGAGGCTATCGTCGACGTGCAAAAGCGCGCCGGCATCGACGTGACCGCCGTCGTCCGCGAGGGTCGCCCCGCCAACGAGATCGGCGACTACGCCCGCGAGATCGACGCCGACCTGGTCGCCACCGGCACCCGCGGGCGACACGGCGAGAACCGCTTCCTCATCGGTTCGGTCGCCGAGCGGGTCGTCCGCACGTGTCCCGTCCCGGTGTTGACGGTTCGGCAGCTCGGCGGCGAGGTCGACGACCGGTACGGCGGCGCACCGGTCTGA
- a CDS encoding MFS transporter, translating into MPAPPDRSSAGDDDAGAGGSRRAVAVVIAVVFLDLLGFGVVIPILPFYVRSFGVSDVFIGLIAAAYSLAQFLAAPTLGRISDERGRRPVIAFSVAMAGVAWLVFGFATEVGAIAGSAAAVATLLLSRTLAGAAGGNISAAQAYVADVTPREKRAGALGLVGAAFSLGFVFGPALGGVAASDQVVAAADALLPAVVPTTRFTLPSFLAAGLSFLAAGAAVAVLREPDRTRPSGGGRRSLVGQFRSALADDTLRPLVASYFVTSVAFAGIQVMFIPFAADFYGYDATAAAIFLTYIGVLGTVNQGALVGPLERRLGAVRLAAIGGTALAASLALLPFTPELGGLLPLPGGSGTGLLSGPLLTGPTVALFAVGALLSFGNGSLNVSLSTLVSERASDETQGAAFGVTQGAGSLGRTVGPPVAAAAYVLAYWSPFVAGAVLLVPVVWVLGRGGATESTGAW; encoded by the coding sequence GTGCCCGCGCCTCCCGATCGATCCTCGGCCGGCGACGACGACGCCGGCGCCGGCGGCTCCCGCCGCGCGGTCGCGGTCGTGATCGCCGTCGTCTTCCTCGACTTGCTCGGCTTCGGCGTCGTCATCCCGATCCTCCCCTTCTACGTGCGGTCGTTCGGCGTGAGCGACGTGTTCATCGGGCTCATCGCCGCCGCCTACTCGCTGGCGCAGTTCCTCGCGGCGCCGACGCTCGGGCGGATCTCCGACGAGCGGGGGCGACGGCCGGTGATCGCCTTCTCGGTCGCGATGGCGGGCGTCGCCTGGCTCGTCTTCGGCTTCGCCACCGAGGTCGGCGCTATCGCCGGCTCCGCGGCCGCCGTCGCGACCCTGCTGCTCTCGCGGACGCTCGCGGGCGCCGCCGGCGGCAACATCTCCGCCGCGCAGGCGTACGTCGCCGACGTGACCCCGCGGGAGAAGCGGGCGGGCGCGCTCGGGCTCGTCGGCGCCGCCTTCTCGCTGGGGTTCGTGTTCGGCCCCGCGCTCGGCGGCGTCGCCGCGAGCGACCAGGTCGTCGCCGCCGCCGACGCCCTGCTTCCGGCGGTCGTTCCGACGACGCGGTTCACCCTCCCGAGTTTCCTCGCCGCCGGGCTGTCGTTTCTCGCGGCCGGCGCTGCCGTGGCCGTCCTGCGGGAACCGGACCGCACGCGCCCCAGCGGGGGCGGTCGGCGGTCGCTGGTCGGACAGTTCCGCTCGGCGCTCGCAGACGACACGCTCCGGCCGCTGGTCGCCTCGTACTTCGTCACCTCGGTCGCGTTCGCCGGCATCCAGGTGATGTTCATCCCCTTCGCCGCCGACTTCTACGGCTACGACGCGACCGCCGCCGCGATATTCCTCACGTACATCGGCGTGCTCGGCACGGTCAACCAGGGCGCGCTCGTCGGTCCGCTGGAGCGTCGCCTCGGCGCGGTCCGGCTGGCCGCGATCGGCGGCACCGCGTTGGCGGCGTCGCTCGCGCTGCTCCCGTTCACGCCGGAACTCGGCGGCTTGCTCCCGCTGCCCGGCGGGTCAGGGACGGGCCTGCTCTCGGGGCCCCTCCTCACCGGGCCGACCGTCGCGCTGTTCGCGGTGGGGGCGCTGCTGTCGTTCGGCAACGGTTCGCTGAACGTCTCGCTGTCGACGCTGGTGTCAGAACGCGCCAGCGACGAGACCCAGGGGGCGGCGTTCGGCGTCACCCAGGGCGCCGGGAGCCTCGGCCGGACCGTCGGTCCGCCCGTGGCCGCCGCGGCGTACGTGCTCGCGTACTGGTCGCCGTTCGTCGCCGGCGCGGTGCTGCTGGTGCCGGTGGTGTGGGTGCTGGGTCGCGGCGGGGCGACCGAGTCGACGGGTGCGTGGTGA
- a CDS encoding HAD family hydrolase: MTTAIWFDLDGTLVSFPEYGAVLATACEGVGIGDADAFATAYNDAFFDYFGDLAAEPYRRAAADALAAVDADAAPESFVAAVRDAEYEAVETPPAVRETISTLAAADDVAVGVCTNGVPEWQRRKLRESGLTAHVDATVVSYEAGAHKPAPEPFERAEAAIEADRRAMIGDGEESDVVGARERGWEAVHVDGPADVPAAVDSVR; the protein is encoded by the coding sequence GTGACGACCGCCATCTGGTTCGACCTCGACGGCACGCTCGTCTCGTTCCCGGAGTACGGGGCGGTGCTCGCGACCGCCTGCGAGGGGGTCGGGATCGGGGACGCAGACGCGTTCGCGACCGCCTACAACGACGCCTTCTTCGACTACTTCGGCGACCTCGCGGCCGAGCCGTACCGCCGGGCGGCCGCGGACGCGCTCGCGGCCGTCGACGCCGACGCCGCTCCCGAATCGTTCGTCGCGGCAGTCCGCGACGCGGAGTACGAGGCCGTCGAGACGCCGCCCGCGGTCCGAGAGACGATATCGACGCTCGCGGCCGCCGACGACGTTGCGGTCGGCGTCTGCACGAACGGCGTCCCCGAGTGGCAACGCCGAAAGCTCCGCGAGTCGGGGCTGACCGCCCACGTCGACGCGACGGTCGTCAGCTACGAGGCCGGGGCACACAAGCCCGCTCCGGAACCGTTCGAGCGAGCCGAGGCGGCCATCGAGGCGGACCGGCGGGCGATGATCGGCGACGGCGAGGAGTCCGACGTGGTCGGCGCCCGGGAGCGCGGATGGGAGGCGGTCCACGTCGACGGTCCCGCGGACGTTCCGGCCGCGGTCGACTCGGTTCGCTGA
- a CDS encoding DUF7112 family protein produces MSDRLASDADDVTSHRARLARSGGTRLPCLRIPEEAALSAGEEIRLVLDGDQRHATVTSDSKGLLVGGAYDDRKRMREAGAGGDAENRLVEWAREHDRGPGDPVDLDEIDPGYLYGLRVPGERAVYTVTKRPDKGLQDIADSLYDE; encoded by the coding sequence ATGAGCGACAGACTCGCCAGCGACGCCGACGACGTCACCAGCCACCGCGCGCGCCTCGCGCGGTCGGGCGGCACCAGGCTCCCCTGCCTGCGGATCCCGGAGGAGGCCGCCCTCTCGGCGGGCGAGGAGATCCGGCTCGTCCTCGACGGCGACCAGCGCCACGCGACGGTGACGAGCGACTCCAAGGGACTGCTCGTGGGCGGCGCCTACGACGACCGCAAGCGCATGCGCGAGGCGGGCGCCGGCGGCGACGCAGAGAACCGCCTCGTCGAGTGGGCGCGCGAGCACGACCGCGGGCCCGGCGACCCGGTCGATCTCGACGAGATCGACCCCGGCTACCTCTACGGCCTGCGCGTCCCCGGCGAGCGCGCCGTCTACACGGTGACGAAGCGACCCGACAAGGGACTGCAGGACATCGCCGACTCGCTGTACGACGAGTAG
- a CDS encoding DUF5807 family protein, which yields MTDDAGGDAEAGIDADDGKLAEFLAGERLEDVAIYLTHDHLDEQGKIADMGRAVDEGVVLVLPGEDGRKAFAAGTGMDPMQFAQGAMDRDGVIYPDLGGGECPDAAEDPEADHRAEFVFAFAEEQNEGVGGLYAEGDVMHAYAHCSCGTDYSHKWVMGEYVEEPTVEE from the coding sequence ATGACCGACGACGCCGGCGGCGACGCCGAAGCGGGTATCGACGCCGACGACGGGAAGCTCGCGGAGTTCCTCGCGGGCGAGCGCCTCGAGGACGTGGCCATCTACCTCACGCACGACCATCTCGACGAGCAGGGGAAGATCGCCGACATGGGTCGGGCCGTCGACGAGGGCGTCGTCCTCGTGCTCCCCGGCGAGGACGGACGCAAGGCGTTCGCCGCCGGCACCGGCATGGACCCGATGCAGTTCGCGCAGGGCGCGATGGACCGCGACGGCGTCATCTACCCCGACCTGGGCGGCGGCGAGTGTCCGGATGCCGCCGAGGATCCCGAGGCGGACCACCGCGCGGAGTTCGTCTTCGCGTTCGCGGAAGAACAGAACGAGGGCGTCGGCGGGCTGTACGCCGAGGGCGACGTGATGCACGCGTACGCCCACTGCTCGTGCGGCACCGACTACTCGCACAAATGGGTCATGGGCGAGTACGTCGAGGAGCCGACAGTCGAGGAGTGA
- a CDS encoding DNA polymerase sliding clamp: MFKAIVSASTLRDALDSVSVLVDECKIRLNEDELAIRAVDPANVGMVDLSLEAAAFESYEADGGVIGVNLNRLEDIAGMANTGDLIQLELDEETRKLHIHIEGLSYTLALIDPDSIRQEPDIPDLDLPAEIVLEGAQINRGITAADMVSDHIRLRVDEAEEAFFIEAEGDTDDVDLRLDREDLIDLQAGPADSLFSLDYLKDMNKAIPKDAEVRVELGEEFPVKLHYEFGEGMGQVTYMLAPRIQSE, translated from the coding sequence TCAAGGCCATCGTGAGCGCGTCTACCCTCCGCGACGCGCTCGACTCGGTGAGCGTGCTGGTCGACGAGTGCAAGATCCGGCTCAACGAGGACGAACTCGCGATCCGCGCCGTCGACCCGGCCAACGTCGGCATGGTCGATCTCTCGCTCGAGGCCGCCGCGTTCGAGTCCTACGAGGCCGACGGAGGGGTCATCGGGGTCAACCTCAACAGGCTGGAGGACATCGCCGGGATGGCCAACACCGGAGACCTGATCCAGCTCGAACTCGACGAGGAGACCCGCAAGCTCCACATCCACATCGAGGGGCTCAGCTACACGCTCGCGCTCATCGACCCGGACTCCATCCGCCAGGAGCCGGACATCCCCGATCTCGATCTCCCCGCCGAGATCGTGCTGGAGGGTGCCCAGATCAACCGCGGTATCACCGCCGCCGACATGGTGAGCGACCACATCCGCCTGCGCGTCGACGAGGCGGAGGAGGCGTTCTTCATCGAGGCCGAGGGCGACACCGACGACGTCGACCTCCGGCTCGACCGCGAGGACCTCATCGACCTACAGGCCGGCCCCGCCGACTCGCTGTTCAGCCTCGACTACCTCAAGGACATGAACAAGGCCATCCCGAAGGACGCGGAGGTCCGCGTCGAGCTCGGCGAGGAGTTCCCCGTCAAGCTGCACTACGAGTTCGGCGAGGGGATGGGGCAAGTAACATACATGTTGGCCCCGCGTATCCAGAGCGAGTAG
- a CDS encoding 30S ribosomal protein S6e, whose amino-acid sequence MAEFKIVVGDDAGDTRQFDVDGQDANRFLGREIGEEVDGAAVGVDGDLTLTGGSDKAGRPMREEVPGSELKELLLEGGVGYKPSRDGERKRVTVRGRQISEETVQINARIGGSIAEALGEDEADEEADADDDEE is encoded by the coding sequence ATGGCTGAATTCAAGATCGTCGTGGGCGACGACGCCGGCGACACGCGGCAGTTCGACGTGGACGGACAGGACGCCAACCGATTCCTCGGACGGGAGATCGGCGAGGAGGTCGACGGCGCGGCCGTCGGCGTCGACGGCGACCTGACCCTGACCGGCGGCTCCGACAAGGCCGGCCGGCCGATGCGCGAGGAGGTCCCCGGCAGCGAGCTGAAGGAGCTCCTGCTCGAGGGCGGCGTCGGCTACAAGCCCTCGCGCGACGGCGAGCGCAAGCGCGTCACCGTCCGCGGCCGCCAGATCTCCGAGGAGACCGTCCAGATCAACGCCCGTATCGGGGGCTCCATCGCCGAGGCGCTCGGCGAGGACGAAGCGGACGAGGAGGCCGACGCGGACGACGACGAGGAGTAA
- a CDS encoding PAS domain-containing protein codes for MNEENDDITVLYVDDEPDLLELLVIGLERESDRLTVLTETSAADGLDRFRDADVDCILSDYAMPGGTGLEFLRSVREIDPDVPFIMFAETGDEHVASEAISAGVTDYVIEKAIGGQHELLARKITANVDRRRAERRAQRTNERLREIAGVANDALWMFSDDWEELLFINEAHERLFGQPTEELRDAPDSFLDRVHPDDVDRVRQAMERASDGNPQSVEYRVHKSDSVVVWLESHCTPIRSDDGTVRRLTGFTRDITDRKRHEQELASRNEQLDGFASTVAHDLRNPINIADGHLGLARQQFDSEHLEASARAVVRMEELLEDLLSLARTGDEIGDTRPIDLAEVVRAAEDNVAMAEASLAIEDTATIECDPTRLKEAAENLLRNAIEHNEGRVEVTVGTLSGDGFFFEDDGVGIPVTEREAVFENGYSTIEKGTGFGLSIVEQVVTAHGWDIGVTSGDADGARFEVTGVSVDQ; via the coding sequence ATGAACGAGGAGAACGACGATATCACCGTTCTCTACGTCGACGACGAGCCCGACCTGCTGGAACTGCTTGTCATCGGACTCGAGCGCGAGTCGGACCGACTGACGGTGCTGACGGAGACCTCGGCGGCCGACGGACTCGACCGCTTTCGCGACGCCGACGTGGACTGTATCCTCAGCGACTACGCGATGCCGGGCGGGACGGGGCTGGAGTTCCTCCGGTCGGTCCGCGAGATCGACCCGGACGTTCCGTTCATCATGTTCGCCGAGACGGGAGACGAGCACGTCGCGAGCGAGGCAATCTCCGCGGGCGTCACTGACTACGTCATCGAGAAGGCCATCGGGGGCCAACACGAACTGTTGGCGCGAAAGATCACCGCCAACGTCGACCGCCGGCGGGCCGAGCGGCGTGCCCAACGCACCAACGAGCGGCTCCGCGAGATCGCCGGGGTCGCGAACGACGCCCTCTGGATGTTCTCCGACGACTGGGAGGAACTGCTGTTCATCAACGAGGCCCACGAGCGGCTGTTCGGACAGCCCACCGAGGAGCTCCGCGACGCGCCCGACTCCTTCCTCGACCGGGTCCACCCCGACGACGTCGACCGCGTACGGCAGGCGATGGAGCGCGCCTCCGACGGGAACCCCCAGAGCGTCGAGTACCGCGTCCACAAGTCCGACTCGGTGGTCGTGTGGCTGGAGTCACACTGCACCCCCATCAGGAGCGACGATGGAACGGTCCGGCGGCTGACGGGATTCACGCGGGACATCACCGACCGCAAGCGACACGAGCAGGAGCTCGCGAGCAGGAACGAGCAGCTCGACGGTTTCGCCTCGACGGTCGCACACGACCTCCGGAACCCGATCAACATCGCCGACGGCCACCTCGGCCTGGCTCGCCAGCAGTTCGACAGCGAGCACCTCGAGGCCAGCGCCCGGGCGGTCGTCCGGATGGAGGAGCTGCTCGAGGACCTGCTCTCGCTGGCACGCACCGGCGACGAGATCGGCGACACCAGACCGATCGATCTCGCCGAGGTCGTTCGGGCCGCCGAGGACAACGTCGCGATGGCGGAGGCGTCGCTCGCGATCGAGGACACGGCGACGATCGAGTGTGACCCGACTCGGCTCAAGGAGGCCGCCGAGAACCTGCTTCGAAACGCGATCGAACACAACGAGGGACGCGTCGAGGTAACGGTCGGGACGCTGTCCGGCGACGGGTTCTTCTTCGAGGACGACGGCGTCGGGATCCCGGTCACGGAACGGGAGGCCGTCTTCGAGAACGGCTACTCCACGATCGAGAAGGGAACGGGGTTCGGGCTCTCGATCGTCGAGCAAGTCGTCACCGCACACGGATGGGACATCGGGGTGACGAGCGGTGACGCCGACGGTGCCCGGTTCGAGGTGACGGGCGTCTCGGTCGACCAGTGA
- a CDS encoding DHH family phosphoesterase: MDDELIDSDTLPLDRKSRLPGTGFFYPDSLDEDRSEERAKEAVEGAEAVVITDSDADGLGCIALIREAYDAALDPTPFEERRRAKLDGTDEDGEEEDEAEDDRAESSVALLPSGPHSFEEDLGYVAEFLEEGTDVFVCDICPDAFEYIAEDLGAVVDRAGAVRWFDHHQWDEELTASVRDLGIDLVVGESDEECSTDVTLRSLDYEFDERFRKLATVTRDHDLWLKADERSDDLADFAYWTGGEEYAAIVGAYGVDLPPVAMEYVEDRRVEKRLLIEKAVDRAVEHEVGDWSVGVTYGRCSQNEVADTLREQGMDAAVIVKPSGSASIRGSDDFERCHEVAGRVDGGGHPKAAGCKPDIYDDMLDYGHHWSTEGATAKRVILRAFESVAADAAAENAADASE; the protein is encoded by the coding sequence ATGGACGACGAACTCATCGACAGCGACACCCTCCCGCTGGACCGCAAGTCGCGGCTCCCCGGGACGGGCTTTTTCTACCCGGACTCGCTGGACGAGGACCGATCCGAGGAGCGCGCGAAGGAGGCCGTCGAGGGCGCCGAGGCGGTCGTGATCACCGACTCCGACGCCGACGGCCTCGGCTGTATCGCGCTGATCCGCGAGGCGTACGACGCCGCCCTCGATCCGACGCCGTTCGAGGAGCGCCGCCGCGCGAAGCTCGACGGCACCGACGAGGACGGCGAGGAGGAAGACGAGGCGGAGGACGACCGCGCGGAGTCGTCGGTCGCGCTGCTTCCCTCGGGTCCCCACTCCTTCGAGGAGGACCTCGGCTACGTCGCCGAGTTCCTGGAGGAAGGAACCGACGTGTTCGTCTGCGACATCTGCCCCGACGCGTTCGAGTACATCGCCGAGGACCTCGGCGCGGTCGTCGACCGTGCGGGCGCCGTCCGCTGGTTCGACCACCACCAGTGGGACGAGGAGCTGACGGCGTCGGTCCGCGATCTGGGGATCGACCTGGTCGTCGGCGAGAGCGACGAGGAGTGCTCGACGGACGTGACGCTGCGGTCGCTCGACTACGAGTTCGACGAACGCTTCCGCAAACTCGCGACGGTCACTCGCGACCACGACCTCTGGCTGAAGGCGGACGAGCGCTCCGACGACCTCGCCGACTTCGCCTACTGGACCGGGGGCGAGGAGTACGCGGCGATCGTCGGCGCCTACGGCGTCGACCTGCCGCCGGTCGCGATGGAGTACGTCGAGGACCGTCGCGTCGAGAAGCGGCTGCTGATCGAGAAGGCGGTCGACCGCGCGGTCGAACACGAGGTGGGCGACTGGTCGGTCGGCGTCACCTACGGTCGGTGTTCCCAGAACGAGGTCGCAGACACGCTTCGCGAGCAGGGCATGGACGCGGCGGTCATCGTCAAGCCCTCGGGGTCGGCGTCGATCCGCGGCTCCGACGACTTCGAGCGCTGCCACGAGGTCGCCGGCCGGGTCGACGGCGGCGGCCACCCGAAGGCCGCCGGCTGTAAGCCCGACATCTACGACGACATGCTCGACTACGGCCACCACTGGAGCACCGAGGGCGCGACGGCCAAGCGCGTCATCCTCCGGGCGTTCGAGTCGGTCGCGGCGGACGCCGCGGCGGAGAACGCGGCCGACGCGTCCGAGTAG
- a CDS encoding DUF7474 family protein encodes MPRFAYPCPGCRTTNSLHDAGCDFEGTEWHHVEQAYTDVLTVLVDGPVSESALQHAVHDEWSGLHRAALDLLRREGRVEENGDTLELLTAERYREEVSEPTREPMATIYREGSYPGCHDNAVFALVAWYEMVGLSWTETRQNVIEWLHRSGTWERGGFEESSPEQLVDSKRHVYEAGYGWKEKAQAAKRVIERHG; translated from the coding sequence GTGCCACGGTTCGCGTACCCCTGCCCCGGCTGTCGCACCACGAACAGCCTGCACGACGCCGGCTGCGACTTCGAGGGGACCGAGTGGCACCACGTCGAGCAGGCGTACACGGACGTCCTGACGGTTCTCGTCGACGGCCCCGTCAGCGAGTCCGCGCTGCAACACGCCGTCCACGACGAGTGGTCCGGGCTCCACCGCGCCGCGCTGGATCTGCTCCGGCGCGAGGGGCGCGTCGAAGAGAACGGCGACACGCTGGAGCTGCTCACCGCCGAGCGCTACCGCGAGGAGGTGTCCGAGCCGACTCGCGAGCCGATGGCGACCATCTACCGCGAGGGGAGCTACCCCGGCTGTCACGACAACGCCGTGTTCGCGCTCGTGGCGTGGTACGAGATGGTCGGCCTCTCGTGGACGGAGACCCGCCAGAACGTCATCGAGTGGCTCCACCGTTCGGGAACGTGGGAGCGCGGCGGCTTCGAGGAGTCGAGTCCCGAACAGCTCGTCGACAGCAAGCGCCACGTGTACGAGGCCGGCTACGGGTGGAAAGAGAAAGCGCAGGCGGCGAAGCGCGTGATCGAGCGCCACGGCTGA